One genomic region from Glaciimonas sp. PAMC28666 encodes:
- a CDS encoding ABC transporter substrate-binding protein, whose protein sequence is MAFSGQAVAAEKFKIGYLRVMDDAQAIAAFEGGLYKKYGLDVELVEFKSGTDLIKAILGGQMDTGVLGFTNAVAWASKGADLKVVAGAQHGYHALVVRDDSGIKDVAGLKGKTLASQAEGSTADTVLKGVTLKAVGLKADDVNIVGVSPQVAVQSLVGKRVDAAFLFEPQASIAKLVAPVKQIYEVGEVWPFPCMVVITSGATLTKRRDAVWKSLDAQQEAIQLLTKDPAAASKLISPYFIAEPTLKTLKHGDLPRDVVITDAIKTQTFNAALTPKELARMQELANILQDQGSLKTRDGKPFNVTTIIDLDWQKARKLQ, encoded by the coding sequence ATGGCATTTTCAGGGCAGGCCGTTGCGGCCGAAAAATTTAAAATTGGCTATTTGCGCGTGATGGACGATGCGCAAGCGATTGCCGCATTTGAAGGCGGTTTATATAAAAAATATGGCCTGGATGTGGAGCTGGTTGAATTTAAATCCGGCACCGATTTGATCAAGGCCATTCTTGGCGGACAAATGGATACCGGTGTTTTAGGGTTCACCAACGCAGTCGCGTGGGCCTCAAAAGGTGCCGACCTGAAAGTCGTCGCCGGAGCGCAGCACGGCTACCATGCTTTGGTGGTGCGTGATGACAGCGGCATCAAGGACGTCGCTGGACTCAAAGGTAAAACGCTGGCATCGCAGGCAGAAGGCAGCACCGCCGACACAGTGCTGAAAGGCGTCACCCTCAAAGCAGTTGGACTCAAGGCGGATGACGTAAATATTGTCGGCGTCAGCCCTCAAGTAGCGGTGCAGTCGCTGGTCGGTAAACGCGTCGATGCTGCATTCCTGTTCGAGCCGCAAGCCAGCATTGCCAAACTGGTCGCACCGGTAAAGCAGATTTACGAAGTCGGCGAGGTCTGGCCATTCCCATGCATGGTCGTCATTACCTCTGGCGCTACCCTTACCAAGCGCCGCGATGCGGTCTGGAAATCGCTTGATGCACAGCAGGAGGCGATTCAACTGCTAACCAAAGATCCCGCCGCCGCATCGAAATTGATTTCACCTTATTTTATTGCAGAGCCGACCTTAAAAACGCTGAAACACGGCGACTTGCCGCGTGATGTTGTCATTACGGATGCGATTAAAACGCAGACCTTTAATGCAGCCCTGACGCCGAAAGAGTTAGCGCGCATGCAGGAGCTGGCAAACATTCTGCAAGATCAGGGATCGCTGAAGACGCGTGATGGGAAGCCATTTAATGTCACCACAATCATAGATCTAGACTGGCAAAAAGCCCGCAAACTGCAATAG
- a CDS encoding ABC transporter ATP-binding protein, with the protein MKLSFNHIHKQYSGLPVVDDFSCDIEDGELVALVGPSGCGKSTLLHLAAGLAEASSGSVLADDKPISGPHPERMLMFQENALYPWLTLEANVALALELQKMAKAEARTQARAWLEKVNLAGFESYYPHQVSGGMRQRAALARAFITKPQALLLDEPFGALDALTRMTLQDALRQLIRAESPTVLLVTHDVDEALFLADRILVFSPRPAKVLREFNLTHHEKTHDLSEFSAIRREILCLLGIHANQDELSKTLEGVGV; encoded by the coding sequence ATGAAGTTATCTTTTAATCATATTCATAAACAATATTCCGGCTTACCGGTCGTCGACGATTTCAGTTGTGATATCGAAGATGGTGAACTGGTCGCACTGGTGGGACCGTCAGGCTGCGGCAAATCAACGTTATTGCATCTCGCAGCCGGGTTGGCAGAAGCCAGTAGCGGCAGCGTTCTTGCCGACGACAAGCCGATAAGTGGCCCGCATCCCGAGCGCATGTTGATGTTCCAGGAAAACGCCCTTTATCCATGGCTAACGCTGGAAGCGAACGTCGCCCTGGCGCTGGAACTGCAAAAAATGGCCAAAGCGGAAGCACGCACACAGGCGCGTGCGTGGTTGGAAAAGGTTAATCTGGCGGGTTTCGAGAGTTATTATCCGCATCAGGTTTCCGGCGGTATGCGCCAGCGCGCAGCGTTAGCCAGGGCCTTTATTACCAAACCGCAGGCATTATTGCTGGATGAGCCGTTTGGCGCACTCGATGCGTTGACCCGGATGACATTGCAAGATGCGCTGCGCCAGTTGATCCGCGCCGAAAGTCCGACCGTGTTGCTGGTCACCCATGACGTGGACGAAGCCCTGTTTCTGGCAGACAGGATTTTGGTATTTAGTCCACGCCCGGCGAAGGTGTTGCGAGAATTTAACCTGACGCATCACGAAAAAACCCATGACTTGTCGGAGTTTTCGGCAATACGCCGTGAAATATTATGTTTGCTTGGCATTCATGCCAATCAAGACGAACTGTCTAAAACCCTTGAGGGAGTTGGCGTATGA
- a CDS encoding SDR family oxidoreductase, whose amino-acid sequence MPSRKLGKPRLLIYGCGDVGMRLLPLLQQRFRVFAVTSQIARCAQLREAGAHPLLADLDHPHTLARLGHLAQIVVHLAPPQSHGTKDQRTRNLAAILPERTTLVYISTSGVYGDCQGQSIDETRTVNPHNARAQRRVDAEQVLRAWAQRRSGRLAILRVPGIYAADRLPLERLKKGTPALRVEDDVYTNHIHADDLAQIIFSAIFKAAPSRVYHAVDDSEVKMADYFDAVAAAFGLPGAPRLPREELEQQVSPMLLSFMSESRRLQNTRIKAELGVRLRYPDIHTSLVQMGADARQRMIDGA is encoded by the coding sequence ATGCCATCCCGCAAATTGGGCAAGCCGCGCCTGCTGATATACGGGTGTGGTGATGTGGGAATGCGCTTGTTGCCATTGCTGCAACAACGTTTTCGCGTATTTGCTGTTACCAGCCAAATCGCCCGTTGTGCGCAATTGCGTGAAGCCGGTGCTCACCCCTTGTTAGCTGATCTGGACCATCCTCATACGTTAGCGCGGTTAGGCCATTTGGCGCAAATAGTTGTGCATTTGGCACCGCCGCAGTCGCATGGCACCAAGGATCAGCGCACCCGCAACCTGGCCGCTATTTTACCCGAGCGCACAACGCTTGTTTATATTAGTACGAGCGGCGTCTACGGCGATTGTCAAGGGCAGTCCATCGATGAGACCCGCACCGTCAATCCGCATAATGCCCGGGCGCAACGGCGCGTGGACGCCGAACAAGTGCTGCGTGCCTGGGCTCAGCGCCGTTCAGGCCGCCTTGCCATTTTGCGGGTTCCCGGGATCTACGCCGCCGATCGGTTGCCTCTTGAGCGCCTGAAAAAAGGCACGCCTGCCTTGAGAGTCGAAGACGACGTTTACACCAATCACATTCATGCAGACGATTTGGCGCAAATTATTTTCTCGGCGATTTTCAAGGCTGCGCCATCCCGGGTGTACCACGCAGTGGATGATTCAGAGGTAAAAATGGCCGATTATTTCGATGCCGTAGCCGCTGCTTTCGGCTTGCCCGGCGCCCCACGTTTGCCGCGCGAAGAACTCGAGCAGCAAGTCTCACCGATGTTGTTATCGTTCATGTCGGAGTCGCGCCGCTTGCAAAATACACGGATTAAAGCCGAGCTAGGCGTACGCTTGCGTTATCCGGATATTCATACATCGCTGGTACAGATGGGCGCAGATGCACGTCAAAGGATGATCGATGGGGCCTGA
- a CDS encoding CDP-6-deoxy-delta-3,4-glucoseen reductase, which produces MSFQVTVQPSGRQFTCEEGETILSAAIRAGVGLPYGCKNGACSSCKGKLIAGNVTHGAHQEKALPVSEETRGFSLFCCATPHSDITIEAREIAGVGEFPVRKMPTRIAKIEKVADDVVILSLQLPANERLQYLAGQYIEFMLRDGKRRSYSMANAPHKDEQISVHIRHMPGGVFTDQVFATLKERDILRFEGPLGSFFLREDSEKPIILLASGTGFAPIKAIIEQMIHNKSDRPMALYWGGRRPQDLYMHALCEEWARSIPHFTYVPVISNAHQEDQWVGRSGFVHQAVMTDFADLSGYQVYACGAPIVVESAQRDFIGSCNLPADEFYADSFTSEADLAE; this is translated from the coding sequence ATGAGTTTTCAGGTAACAGTTCAGCCGAGTGGTCGGCAATTCACCTGCGAAGAGGGTGAAACCATCTTGAGCGCAGCAATCCGCGCCGGTGTTGGTTTGCCTTACGGTTGTAAAAATGGCGCATGCAGCTCCTGCAAGGGCAAACTCATTGCGGGCAACGTCACCCATGGTGCGCATCAGGAAAAAGCCTTGCCGGTGAGCGAGGAGACACGTGGATTTTCGCTGTTTTGCTGCGCCACTCCGCATTCCGACATCACCATCGAAGCGCGCGAAATAGCCGGAGTTGGCGAATTTCCTGTCCGTAAAATGCCGACCCGCATCGCCAAAATTGAAAAAGTTGCCGACGATGTTGTCATCCTATCATTACAACTACCCGCTAACGAGCGCCTGCAATATCTGGCGGGCCAATATATCGAGTTCATGCTGCGCGATGGCAAACGCCGTAGTTATAGCATGGCGAATGCGCCGCACAAGGATGAGCAGATTTCAGTGCATATTCGCCATATGCCCGGCGGCGTGTTCACCGATCAGGTTTTTGCGACCTTGAAGGAACGCGATATTTTACGTTTTGAAGGGCCGCTTGGGTCTTTCTTTTTACGCGAGGACTCCGAAAAGCCGATCATATTGCTGGCTTCCGGGACAGGTTTCGCACCGATCAAGGCTATTATTGAACAAATGATTCACAATAAATCCGATCGTCCAATGGCTTTATATTGGGGTGGCCGCCGTCCTCAGGATCTGTATATGCATGCGTTATGTGAAGAGTGGGCGCGCTCTATTCCACACTTCACCTACGTGCCGGTTATATCGAACGCGCATCAGGAAGACCAATGGGTCGGGCGCAGCGGTTTTGTGCATCAGGCTGTGATGACCGATTTCGCGGATTTATCCGGCTATCAAGTTTATGCTTGCGGTGCACCGATTGTCGTAGAGTCGGCCCAGCGGGACTTTATTGGCAGTTGCAACTTACCTGCAGACGAATTTTATGCCGATTCATTCACCTCGGAAGCCGATCTGGCTGAATAG
- a CDS encoding acetylornithine transaminase has translation MEFNQFAVNDLMYITNRPPLVFTEGSGMWMTDHNGKRYLDYLQGWAVNALGHSPQCIQDALVAQSKKILNPSPAFYNAPSIELASLLTSNSCFDRVFFTNSGAEANEGAIKLARKWGKKNPNKAGQNRFEIITFDHSFHGRTLATMSASGKPGWDTIFAPQVPGFPKADLNDLASVESLINDRTVAVMLEPVQGEGGVLPATREFMQGLRALTEKHGLLLIVDEVQTGMGRTGELFAYQLSNIQPDIMTLGKGIGGGVPLAALLAREEVACFEPGDQGGTYNGNPLMTAVGSAVLKSLLAPGFMQSVNEKSAYLSAQLLKLSDKYGMDGERGEGLLRALKLGEDIGPQIVDIARDMNPVGLLLNSPRPDLLRFMPALNVTISEIDQMISMLSDVLDQIKNKAAAANIA, from the coding sequence ATGGAATTCAACCAGTTTGCAGTCAACGATTTGATGTATATCACCAACCGCCCTCCGCTGGTTTTTACTGAGGGTAGCGGTATGTGGATGACCGATCACAATGGCAAGCGCTATCTGGATTACCTGCAGGGCTGGGCAGTCAACGCGCTGGGCCATTCGCCACAATGCATACAGGACGCCTTGGTTGCCCAATCGAAAAAAATCCTTAATCCGTCGCCCGCCTTTTATAACGCGCCGTCCATCGAATTGGCGTCGCTGCTGACGTCGAACTCCTGTTTCGATCGCGTCTTTTTTACGAACAGCGGTGCAGAAGCCAACGAAGGCGCAATTAAACTGGCCCGCAAATGGGGGAAAAAGAATCCTAACAAAGCAGGCCAGAACCGTTTTGAAATCATCACCTTTGACCACAGCTTTCACGGGCGCACGTTGGCAACCATGTCAGCCAGCGGCAAACCTGGCTGGGACACTATTTTTGCACCCCAGGTGCCAGGCTTCCCTAAGGCAGACCTGAACGATCTGGCCAGCGTCGAAAGCCTGATCAATGACCGCACCGTCGCGGTCATGTTGGAACCGGTGCAAGGCGAAGGTGGTGTGCTTCCAGCGACCCGTGAATTCATGCAAGGCTTGCGCGCCCTGACCGAGAAACATGGCTTGTTGCTAATCGTTGACGAAGTGCAGACCGGCATGGGACGCACCGGGGAGTTATTTGCTTATCAGTTATCGAACATTCAGCCGGATATCATGACACTCGGCAAAGGAATTGGCGGCGGCGTGCCATTGGCGGCGCTACTGGCACGCGAAGAGGTCGCCTGTTTCGAACCTGGAGATCAGGGTGGCACTTACAACGGCAATCCGTTGATGACGGCAGTTGGCTCTGCGGTTCTGAAGAGCCTGTTGGCACCCGGATTTATGCAATCGGTTAACGAAAAAAGCGCCTATCTCAGCGCGCAATTATTGAAGCTTTCGGATAAATACGGCATGGATGGTGAACGCGGTGAAGGCTTGCTGCGCGCACTGAAACTAGGTGAAGACATCGGCCCGCAAATCGTCGATATCGCACGCGATATGAACCCGGTCGGCTTATTGTTGAACTCGCCCCGCCCTGACCTGCTGCGCTTTATGCCAGCCTTGAATGTCACCATTTCAGAGATCGATCAAATGATCTCCATGTTGTCGGACGTACTCGATCAGATTAAAAACAAAGCCGCTGCCGCAAATATTGCTTAG
- a CDS encoding C40 family peptidase: protein MNSHVAPSDTGNEIVIYSLGLIDTNYRFGGKNPEAGLDCSGMVTYVFKQAVGLTVTGSAAMIAQKGREVPKSELRPGDLVFFNTMHKAFSHVGIYIGDGRFINAPSTNGKVRIDRLENTYYAQRFESVRRYFD from the coding sequence ATGAACTCACACGTTGCGCCAAGCGATACGGGCAATGAAATTGTGATTTATTCACTCGGGCTAATCGATACCAATTACCGCTTCGGCGGTAAAAATCCTGAAGCCGGACTTGATTGCAGCGGCATGGTGACGTATGTCTTCAAACAGGCGGTGGGACTGACTGTCACCGGCAGCGCTGCGATGATCGCCCAAAAAGGCCGAGAAGTACCCAAAAGTGAACTGCGACCGGGCGATCTGGTATTTTTTAATACTATGCACAAGGCGTTTTCACACGTTGGCATTTATATCGGCGATGGCCGCTTTATAAACGCGCCATCCACTAACGGCAAGGTGAGGATCGATCGCCTTGAAAACACCTATTACGCACAACGTTTTGAGTCAGTGCGACGGTATTTTGATTAG
- a CDS encoding 2-hydroxyacid dehydrogenase translates to MKPNLLILSPFSDDHLAQMRQAYTVSYAPSPAQRSEEIAMNGAQIQAVLTIGSIGLTAQEIAAMPQLGLICALGAGYEEIDVAAARQRGIVVSNGAGTNDACVADHAMGLLLAAVRGIPQLGVALHQGIWRTALPLPASVSFKRLGILGLGTIGKQIAKRALGFDMEIGYHSRSPRTEVPFTYFDSLLGLAQWADFLVVATPGGPATRHLINGPMLDALGPNGVLVNIARGSVVDTEALSQALRQGRIAAAGLDVYESEPQPPQQLMHLHNVVLTPHVAGWSPEAVDATVNLFLENAQRHFSGRAVLTPV, encoded by the coding sequence ATGAAGCCTAATCTGCTAATTCTCAGTCCTTTCTCCGACGACCATCTGGCGCAAATGCGGCAGGCGTATACCGTTTCATACGCGCCCAGCCCAGCACAACGCAGCGAAGAAATCGCGATGAATGGCGCGCAAATTCAAGCAGTATTAACCATCGGCAGCATCGGGTTGACAGCGCAAGAAATCGCCGCCATGCCCCAACTCGGGCTAATCTGTGCGTTGGGTGCGGGATATGAAGAAATCGATGTTGCAGCCGCGCGGCAACGCGGTATCGTGGTCTCAAACGGTGCCGGTACGAACGACGCTTGTGTCGCCGATCACGCGATGGGATTGTTGCTGGCTGCCGTGCGCGGAATTCCGCAATTAGGCGTAGCGTTGCATCAGGGTATCTGGCGCACGGCATTACCGTTACCAGCGAGTGTCTCTTTCAAACGATTGGGCATATTGGGGCTGGGCACTATCGGCAAGCAAATTGCCAAACGTGCGCTCGGGTTTGACATGGAAATTGGTTACCACAGTCGTTCACCACGTACCGAAGTGCCGTTTACCTATTTTGATTCGTTGCTGGGTCTGGCTCAGTGGGCGGATTTTCTGGTAGTAGCGACCCCCGGCGGTCCGGCGACCCGTCATCTGATTAATGGCCCTATGCTTGATGCACTGGGACCAAATGGTGTGCTGGTCAATATCGCACGGGGAAGTGTCGTCGATACAGAAGCGCTATCGCAAGCCCTGCGTCAGGGCCGTATTGCCGCCGCCGGTCTCGACGTGTATGAAAGCGAACCACAACCGCCGCAGCAACTAATGCATCTGCACAACGTAGTGTTGACGCCGCATGTCGCCGGGTGGTCACCCGAAGCGGTGGACGCAACGGTAAATTTATTTTTAGAGAATGCCCAGCGGCATTTTTCTGGTCGAGCGGTATTAACGCCGGTGTAA
- a CDS encoding metal ABC transporter substrate-binding protein produces the protein MARFKQVLSIMMTAVALIALMIVSGTAAAATKLPVVVSFSILSDIVNNIGRDHVSISTLVGPDEDAHVYAPTPKDVRTLSRAKVVVINGLGFEGWIERLTDAANYKGALVVASDGIQTRHRPDGGDEGSGIKHAAHRLDPHAWQDPSNVIVYSRNIVAALSKADPANAAAYKNNGDDYIGALVALDSWAQAQFAQIPDARRNVITSHDAFEYFGAHFKVRFLAPQGVSTESEPSARDVAMLIRQIRQEHSKALFFENMSNPKLLQQISDEVGVKPGGKLYADALSQANGNAPTYLRMMRFNVAQIMERLKQD, from the coding sequence ATGGCGCGTTTCAAGCAGGTGTTATCGATAATGATGACTGCGGTCGCATTAATCGCATTAATGATCGTCAGCGGCACTGCAGCAGCGGCCACAAAATTGCCGGTGGTGGTCAGTTTTAGTATATTGAGCGATATCGTCAACAACATCGGCCGTGACCATGTGAGCATATCGACCTTGGTAGGGCCGGATGAAGACGCGCATGTTTACGCGCCGACGCCCAAGGACGTGAGAACGCTATCTCGGGCAAAAGTCGTAGTCATCAATGGTCTTGGCTTCGAAGGCTGGATTGAGCGACTGACCGATGCCGCGAATTACAAAGGCGCGTTGGTGGTTGCCAGCGATGGAATCCAGACCCGTCACCGTCCCGATGGCGGAGACGAAGGCAGCGGAATTAAGCATGCCGCCCATCGCCTCGATCCGCACGCATGGCAGGATCCATCCAATGTCATTGTCTATAGCCGCAACATTGTCGCCGCGCTCAGCAAGGCCGACCCGGCCAACGCTGCGGCGTATAAGAATAACGGTGACGACTACATCGGTGCGTTGGTCGCACTCGATAGTTGGGCACAGGCACAATTCGCGCAAATCCCCGATGCACGCCGTAACGTGATTACCTCACACGATGCTTTCGAGTATTTTGGTGCCCATTTCAAGGTGCGTTTTCTCGCGCCACAAGGGGTTTCCACCGAGAGCGAGCCTAGTGCCAGGGACGTCGCCATGCTGATCCGACAAATTCGACAGGAGCATAGCAAAGCACTTTTTTTTGAAAATATGAGCAATCCGAAACTGTTGCAACAAATTAGCGATGAAGTTGGCGTAAAGCCGGGCGGCAAGTTATACGCGGACGCTTTATCACAGGCGAATGGCAATGCCCCCACCTATTTGCGCATGATGCGTTTTAATGTTGCGCAAATCATGGAGCGCCTTAAACAGGATTAG
- a CDS encoding metal ABC transporter permease, which translates to MSFFSLHWFTTFYQFTFAPFQEFAFMRRALIGILALALSSAPLGVLLTLRRMSLFGDALSHAVLPGVAVGFMLFGLSLPALSIGGFLAGVIVVAIAALISRHTDLKEDASLASIYLIALALGVMLISVNGSKLDLLHILFGNVLGVDREGLFLVAGVTTVSLVVGALMYRGLVLESFDASFLAACGVKGARGALFQQLFLMLVVLNLVASFQTLGTLMAVGLMMLPAVSARLWHDTLPAQLLNSALQAAVAGYIGLLLSYYTSTPSGPTIIVCAGGLYLISLLIAPRGWLVKIWKRPHRLA; encoded by the coding sequence ATGAGTTTTTTCTCCCTGCATTGGTTCACCACTTTTTACCAATTTACATTCGCCCCGTTTCAGGAGTTCGCGTTCATGCGGCGGGCTTTAATCGGCATTTTAGCGCTAGCGCTCAGCAGTGCCCCGCTCGGGGTATTGCTCACTTTGCGTCGCATGAGTCTGTTCGGGGATGCGCTCAGCCATGCGGTTCTGCCCGGCGTCGCAGTCGGCTTTATGTTATTTGGCTTGTCGCTGCCAGCGTTAAGCATCGGTGGCTTTCTGGCAGGCGTGATCGTGGTAGCGATTGCCGCTCTGATTAGTCGTCATACCGATTTAAAGGAAGATGCAAGCCTCGCCTCAATCTATCTGATTGCATTGGCGCTCGGCGTGATGCTGATATCGGTCAACGGCTCAAAACTGGATTTATTACACATCCTTTTTGGCAACGTATTGGGGGTTGATCGCGAAGGCCTGTTTTTGGTCGCGGGCGTGACGACTGTCAGTCTGGTGGTAGGGGCTTTGATGTATCGCGGGTTGGTACTGGAAAGTTTTGATGCCTCGTTTCTGGCGGCTTGCGGTGTAAAAGGAGCACGCGGTGCGTTGTTTCAACAACTGTTTTTGATGTTGGTGGTGCTCAATCTGGTGGCGTCTTTTCAGACCCTCGGCACCTTGATGGCGGTAGGGTTGATGATGCTGCCCGCGGTTTCTGCCCGTCTTTGGCATGACACGCTACCTGCACAATTGCTCAATAGCGCTCTGCAAGCTGCTGTAGCGGGTTATATTGGCCTGTTGTTATCGTATTACACGTCCACGCCCTCAGGCCCAACCATCATTGTTTGTGCCGGTGGCTTATATCTGATCTCGCTGCTGATCGCCCCGCGTGGCTGGCTCGTAAAAATATGGAAGAGGCCGCACCGGCTTGCCTGA
- a CDS encoding metal ABC transporter ATP-binding protein, whose amino-acid sequence MKPANAPAVSLHNVTVAYRQHPALHHISGRFEAGSLTAIIGPNGAGKSTLLKSLLGLVRIDSGHVDISIPRKRVAYLPQQAEIDRGFPISVMDCVLLGYWQRAGLFGGISRAMAEKADAALHAVGLDGFAERSIGSLSAGQFQRVLFARILLQDAELILLDEPFNAVDAKTTEDLLVIVQSWHAQQRTVIAVLHDNEQVRRYFPQAVLLARRLVAWGNTAHVLTDDHLRLAKNMPEAQDPNAPFCHPEPAV is encoded by the coding sequence ATGAAGCCTGCTAACGCGCCTGCGGTGTCACTGCACAATGTGACAGTCGCATATCGTCAACATCCCGCTTTGCATCACATTAGCGGACGCTTTGAAGCGGGTTCGTTGACGGCCATTATTGGTCCAAACGGCGCTGGCAAGAGTACGCTGTTAAAGAGTTTGCTCGGGTTGGTTCGTATCGATAGTGGTCATGTCGATATCAGCATCCCGCGCAAGCGTGTTGCCTATTTACCCCAGCAAGCTGAAATTGATCGCGGGTTTCCTATTTCAGTGATGGACTGCGTGCTGCTGGGATATTGGCAACGTGCCGGATTGTTCGGCGGCATTTCCAGGGCGATGGCAGAAAAGGCCGATGCCGCCTTGCATGCGGTCGGTCTGGATGGATTTGCTGAGCGTTCAATTGGTAGTTTGTCGGCGGGACAGTTTCAGCGTGTATTGTTTGCGCGTATTTTGTTACAGGATGCGGAATTGATTTTGCTGGACGAACCGTTCAATGCCGTCGACGCCAAGACCACCGAAGATTTGCTGGTCATCGTTCAGTCATGGCATGCACAACAGCGCACCGTGATTGCGGTTTTACATGACAACGAACAGGTGCGTCGTTATTTTCCGCAAGCGGTACTCTTAGCGCGGCGTCTGGTGGCTTGGGGAAATACCGCGCATGTACTAACTGACGACCATCTGCGTCTCGCCAAAAATATGCCGGAAGCTCAAGATCCGAATGCACCATTTTGTCACCCGGAGCCTGCGGTATGA
- the adh gene encoding aldehyde dehydrogenase, translated as MNLADITKLGIKNPFKQRYDNFIGGKFVPPVKGEYFENISPVLGRAFCEVARSSAEDVDLALDAAHAAKRAWGRTSPADRANILLKIADRMEANLELLAIAETIDNGKPLRETTLADIPLAIDHFRYFAGCIRAQEGSVATIDAETYAYHFHEPLGVVGQIIPWNFPILMAVWKMAPALAAGNCVVLKPAEQTPASIMVWIELVQDLLPPGVLNIIQGFGLEAGKPLASSKRIAKIAFTGETTTGRLIMQYASQNIIPVTLELGGKSPNIFFSDVMDQDDAFFDKCLEGFAMFALNQGEVCTCPSRALIQESIYDRFMERAIKRVKAIKQGNPLEMSTMIGAQASQEQLEKILSYIDIGKQEGAKLLTGGARTQHGGDLDAGYYMEPTVFEGNNKMRIFQEEIFGPVLSVTTFKDEEEALEIANDTLYGLGAGLWTRDGSRAFRMGREIQAGRVWTNCYHLYPAHAAFGGYKQSGIGRENHKMMLDHYQQTKNLLVSYSPNALGFF; from the coding sequence ATGAATCTAGCAGACATCACCAAACTAGGCATTAAAAACCCCTTCAAGCAACGTTACGATAATTTTATCGGTGGAAAATTTGTGCCGCCAGTCAAGGGCGAGTATTTTGAGAATATCAGCCCTGTCCTGGGCCGGGCTTTTTGCGAAGTAGCCCGCTCCAGTGCGGAAGACGTTGATCTGGCGTTAGATGCCGCCCACGCAGCCAAGCGTGCCTGGGGTCGTACCTCGCCTGCCGATCGCGCCAATATTCTGCTCAAAATCGCTGATCGGATGGAAGCAAATCTGGAATTGCTGGCGATTGCCGAAACCATCGATAACGGCAAGCCTTTGCGCGAAACCACTTTGGCCGACATTCCGTTGGCTATCGATCACTTCCGCTATTTTGCAGGTTGCATCCGCGCGCAGGAAGGGTCTGTCGCCACCATTGATGCAGAAACTTATGCTTATCACTTTCATGAGCCTTTAGGCGTGGTCGGCCAAATCATTCCGTGGAATTTCCCGATATTGATGGCGGTGTGGAAAATGGCCCCGGCATTAGCTGCCGGCAACTGCGTCGTATTGAAGCCAGCCGAGCAGACCCCGGCATCGATCATGGTCTGGATTGAACTGGTGCAAGATCTGCTGCCACCGGGCGTACTCAATATTATTCAAGGTTTTGGCCTGGAAGCTGGCAAACCGTTGGCCTCCAGTAAGCGGATTGCCAAGATTGCGTTCACCGGTGAGACCACCACTGGTCGGCTGATCATGCAATACGCCTCGCAAAACATCATTCCGGTCACTTTGGAGCTGGGCGGAAAATCACCTAACATCTTCTTTTCCGATGTCATGGATCAGGACGATGCGTTCTTTGATAAATGCCTGGAAGGCTTCGCCATGTTCGCGCTGAATCAAGGCGAGGTGTGCACCTGCCCTTCCCGCGCGTTGATCCAAGAGTCAATCTACGATCGCTTCATGGAGCGCGCTATAAAACGCGTCAAAGCCATCAAGCAAGGTAATCCGCTTGAAATGAGCACGATGATCGGCGCGCAGGCATCACAGGAGCAACTCGAAAAAATTCTGTCCTACATCGATATCGGCAAGCAAGAAGGTGCAAAGTTACTCACCGGCGGCGCTCGCACGCAGCACGGCGGCGATCTGGACGCGGGCTATTACATGGAACCGACCGTGTTCGAAGGTAATAACAAAATGCGCATCTTCCAGGAAGAAATTTTTGGACCGGTGTTGTCCGTGACAACCTTCAAGGATGAGGAAGAAGCGCTGGAAATCGCGAATGACACCTTGTACGGTCTGGGTGCCGGATTATGGACTCGCGACGGTTCGCGGGCGTTTCGGATGGGTCGGGAAATTCAAGCGGGCCGGGTCTGGACCAATTGTTATCACCTCTACCCCGCGCATGCAGCGTTTGGCGGTTACAAACAATCCGGTATCGGCCGCGAAAACCACAAGATGATGTTGGATCACTATCAACAGACCAAGAATCTGCTGGTGAGCTACAGCCCTAACGCTCTTGGCTTTTTCTAA